A single genomic interval of Stieleria maiorica harbors:
- a CDS encoding HlyD family secretion protein, translating into MGCCRFTLADNRGPVVWSGSLTRLIAIVLVLCITQIGAAEDPQAAKPKVIGPLVIKLIDQVEVPALESGPIAGLEVRLGDPVKAGQVIARIDDHISQARHELAATELATSRQRSSQYRDDVIADTESQEKEALLEQQRLLAKIASEKSLNQVRVSAAEKAEAVAKNEWSRAVEARETFADSVSESELENLRLKYDRSQLERVQAQFEQRMDLLSAQSETQGVKIAELAAKRAQLRRSVAQSDAELLRIDIETKQKTLHIAELSVARHRVVAPIDGVVVEIYKRRGEWVRPGDSVVRVINLDQLHAEGFFSGRVRPKPGQKVRLTSADREVVGTVDFVSPERDRVSGEFRFLVGLAGGEFFPGDRVEIQW; encoded by the coding sequence ATGGGTTGTTGCCGTTTCACGCTCGCTGACAATCGCGGCCCGGTCGTCTGGTCCGGCAGCCTGACGCGATTGATCGCCATCGTGTTGGTTCTTTGCATCACACAGATCGGCGCGGCGGAGGATCCTCAGGCGGCCAAGCCCAAAGTCATCGGCCCGCTGGTGATCAAGCTGATCGACCAGGTCGAGGTGCCGGCACTGGAATCGGGGCCGATCGCCGGCCTGGAAGTCAGGCTGGGTGATCCGGTCAAAGCCGGACAAGTGATCGCGCGAATCGACGACCACATCAGCCAGGCCCGGCACGAGCTGGCAGCGACCGAGTTGGCCACCAGTCGACAGCGATCCAGCCAGTATCGCGACGACGTGATTGCCGATACGGAATCCCAAGAGAAGGAAGCACTGCTGGAGCAACAACGCCTGTTGGCGAAGATCGCATCGGAAAAATCGCTCAACCAGGTTCGCGTTTCGGCAGCGGAAAAGGCAGAAGCGGTCGCCAAGAACGAATGGTCGCGAGCCGTCGAGGCGCGCGAGACCTTTGCCGACAGCGTCTCCGAATCCGAGCTGGAAAACTTGCGATTGAAATACGACCGTTCTCAATTGGAACGCGTCCAGGCCCAGTTTGAACAGAGGATGGACTTGTTGTCAGCCCAAAGCGAAACCCAGGGCGTCAAGATCGCCGAGCTGGCCGCTAAACGCGCCCAATTGCGACGCTCGGTGGCCCAGTCCGACGCCGAACTGTTGCGGATCGACATTGAAACGAAACAGAAAACACTGCACATCGCCGAATTGAGCGTGGCCCGCCATCGGGTCGTCGCTCCGATCGATGGTGTCGTGGTGGAAATTTACAAACGGCGCGGCGAATGGGTTCGCCCGGGAGATTCGGTTGTGCGTGTGATCAATCTGGATCAATTGCATGCCGAAGGATTTTTCAGCGGTCGTGTCCGACCGAAGCCCGGGCAAAAGGTCCGGTTGACATCGGCGGATCGAGAAGTCGTCGGAACGGTTGATTTTGTCAGCCCGGAACGCGATCGCGTCAGTGGTGAGTTTCGCTTTCTGGTTGGCCTGGCCGGCGGCGAGTTCTTCCCGGGGGATCGTGTGGAAATCCAATGGTGA